The sequence CACTCACAAAGCCAGATGTGTCTTCCCTGTCCATCTTCAAGAAAGGGAAAGAAGAAACTATTCTGCTAGTCTAATACTATCAGGAGAAAGACATTACTGGTGGGGATGATGAGACCTGAAAGACCTGAAACAAAATCAAGAAAGCATTAAACAAGACGGGTGATGCATGAAGAGCAAAGAACATTGTATAACTGGATGCAGTAACAGGTGAAAATCGGAAGGTGGCATAAGGATACGACCTAAAGAGAAGCACAATCAAGGGCATGTAAGTTCATAGAAGCAAGAAAGCATTTGAAGTGAGGTGCACAAGACTGAAAGTTACATAAGGCAGGGACTAAGGGACACAACCAAATGAATTTTGGATGCAAAATGAAGCCTTAACTAAGTAAAGATAAGATGTAAAAATTTGTACATAGTTCATAGAATGAAATAGATTTAGACAATGGTACTTAATGTCTAAAGCTATCATGTGCTCTCATCCGTCTTCCCAAaaaatcagaagaaaaaaaaagggtgAAAATCACATGAGAGATGCATCAGGAACtcctttttttaaatacaacacTTCATTTAGAACCATGATTGAAGATCCAACACACAAGATCCAAAAAATCTGAAGGAAGATTTGTTTTCAGAGGTTTGACTTGGAACTTGGAAGATTGATTATTGGAAGCAggaggaaaaaaataataatacaaataCTCATACTATCAGCAAGTTTCTGAGATACAGTACAGCCACAAATTCTGATTCATGAACTCTGACCAATCAAATGAATGAACTATTTGAAATCACATAAAAGAAAATCAGaaagaatgaagaagaagagaattgAATACCTGGTGGATCTGAAACTTGACCTCCAGATATAAGACTCAAAGGAAAAAACTagaggaagaaagaagaagagccaATAAAATCAAAGAAACAGCCAACACAGGTGAGTCATATAAACAAGAAACTAGATTATTGGCAAATAACAAAATGATAGTGTCAGAATATCACAATACCGTCTACGACCAGTCATGGTTTTTTCTCGAATACCTTAACTACCCCTGGCCCCTGTCAGAAAGAAGGGCTCTGATTGGCCCCTTCAAGTGGAGAAAAATgttgtatatatactaaaaGAAAAATGTTGTATTAATCACATAATGTTATCAATGATTCAGGAGAactttaacatatattaacATCAAAGAGTTGCGTATAAGTCTAATAAAAATACATCAATGTGATCAGCGTTTGCATTTGAAGAATCAAACACTAAAAAAAAATGTCTTATTCTTATTTGACTTAAGAATTCTATATATGATAATCCATCACGCTTACGCTTCTTACTTCTTCACTTTGGTATCATCCAAAACACCAACAAGGCATTTCTCAAGCAATATATCATAACTCACCCAAGCGTGGTACTTGTTGAACAACAACGTCCCATCTCTCCCAACAGCTTTCATCAGCATATCAACACCTCCGGGATGAAAATTCATATAAGGGGTTATGTTGTATACGCGTCCTTTCAACACAGTCCACATGGAGTCTCCCGTCTTGTTGTGCTTCTTCACTTCATCCATCGATATAAGCCTCCTGTTCGACTCCCCCTTTAGGCCTGCAACAACAACATCATGTATTGTAATAAACCACATCAAAAATGTGCATTTAGGggaaaacaaagaagaagagaaaggttTACCTGCGAGATCGGGATGTGTTCTTGTGAGTTTGAGCCAGTCCATTTGGCTGTAACCCTTTTCGAAGGGGACTTTGGTGCGTGTTATAGGCTTTCTAGCTTTGATAATCTCAGATGATGATTCGTTGGAGGGTtttgatgaagaggaagagtcAGTCACGGTGAAGGACAAAGAACCAACTGTTTTTTCCTTGGGGGGAGCTTTAGACAGAGGGTTGTTGCGTTGAGGATGTAATGAATCTTTAAGGGTGATAGAGTCTACACGTGATGCGAGATCTTTTGCCTCTAGAGATACTTCACTATCTGATGGCACAACCTTTTAAAACAggacaaaaccaaagaaccAAACATCATAAAGTCTTAAACTTTAATGTTTTATAAGCTATTAAATTCTGAAGAGAAGAGTGTAAACTCACACTTGAGAATGTGAAGTCATCATCCTTGGAAGAATCCATCTTGagctttaaaaaaaacagagcttTGAGCTATAATTTTCAGAAACAGTTGGTATCAGTTAGATTATAAAACATCTAAAGCACTCTCTGGGTTTAGAAGAAGATCTAAACAAGGAGGACTCGTCCAATTTGACATAACAGAGTGTAAAGATGACGACTTTAGAGATTCATTAGCTTAGAGATTCTCACACACaaacaaaatgaagaaaaaggGTAATCAGATGTATGGTGAATAATCATAATCTAAAAGAGAATTGAAATACCTGGTGTGATCTGAGAGAGTGGAGATCGTTTCGGGATCCTGAAACAGAGAATCGAAGGGGGAAACAGAGGAGAGTTCTATTGGCAATTGATGAGAATGGACGGACGAGTCATGTTCTTCTTGCCCTGGAGGCTGGATGAATTTTGACTCGGTTCAATTCGGTTTAGGATCAGATAAGCTAATTAAAATTGGTTTGTTCTGGTTCCATTAATTCGGTTTAGAAATAACAGTAGTTACATCACCTTGTGCGTTTTGACTTCATTCAATAATTTGACTAGGCCGGACGTTCCGATatttttggttcgggttcggatgTCACTCAAGTTCGATATATTTGGATCTAATTAGATATTGGAAAATTTTTGGTTTGAGTTTAATcaaattttttcaaattcagaTTGATTCGGATCTTAACTAAAATACCagtaaaatacatataattttcGAGTCTATAGCACTGGTTAAATCTAAGTCGAGTCCagttatttagaaaaaaaaatctaaaatatctaGATTCCATTAAAAATTAATCCAAATCAGTcatatttctctaaaatttTGCAAAATAgccaaaaataaattattaataaattaaattaaatatttttaaactataaatttgacacttaaagttttatattatatgAAACTGTACATAACACTATTCATCAAATGTAACGTATGTAAGAGTGTGTAATGAAACCATGTATCCGCCTAATCGTTCATCGTATATTTCAAAGAGTGAAGAGTTACACAGCATGCATTTACAATCAAAGTCTTACGATCAATCCTGTTTATTTTCCTTGGACCACCAAGATCCCACAAGCCCTTTGTACCGAGCGTACGACAGTACAATCACAAACAAGGCTGCGCAAAATGTCCCTGTCAGGCTAACCACCTGCCAATTGATCAAAAAATAAACGTAAGAAATAGAATCTTTGCGCTTGCTTGCGCGATTCTTTCTGAAAATGTGTTCCGTACCCATTTGAAAACGTATCCATGTTCGTCGTTCCATGTGTATGGAATGTTCATGCCAAATATTCCCGCGATCATAGAGTACATTGATATGCAAACAGTTCCAGAGCTTAGCATAAGCTCTAACTGCAGATATTATATGGTTACAGTTAATTTAATTAGACACATAAAGAGACTCAATCTATTATCAATTCATATGTATTCACTCACCTGAATGAGTTGATTTCGATGATTGTCTAGctgcaaaaaaaacaatgatTATAGTTTACATTAACCAGTGAGATGAGATACAATTTAATAACATCCTTAGGTAAGTAAATAGGTTTTCATTTTGGTTACCTGGATGTTAATGTAATCCTCTGTGTCATCAATATACTCACGTAGCTGCATCATGTTTCAATTATACTTTCTAAGCCAGAAATATCAAAAAGATTcacaactattttttaaaaaaaataagagggCCAAGGTGATACAGTACCGCGGTTAATTTGTTCAAAGTGCTGTCGATTTGCATGAAGTAAGCCtgttaaaacaaaatcaaattaatGCTTGTTTTATAGATGAAAGCAGATATGTAGACACCATTCATGCAACAAACAAACCTCTAGCAACATTTCAAGTTCTTCAACATCGTTTTCATCGTCCCCACGAACCGACACTAAACTCATTCTACTTGCTCTTGAAATCTTGGAACCTATTGTTGGTGACGTAGGATACCAAAGAGGTTCATCAGAAACACTAACCGATGAAGATACACCAGCAAGCTTCCTTGAAAGATAGATATCAGCCATATCATCGTCATCATCCAACAATTGTTCCAGCTCATCCCTTACCTACAAACAAGTGATGAGGGAGCTTTAATTCTTCTCTAGTCTACATATAAATActcattgtaaaaaaaaaaaaaaactcagagaCTTAAAGTAGACATACGAAGCAACACCAGATGAGTGTATGACTCACTTTAAGAAAATGTTAATTCTCATGAGGCTTAAATCATAAACATAGACTCTGTTTCCTAGTGATACCTTTTGGACTCGAGCTGTTAATCGTGTCATGGCACTTTTCAGTTTACGAACCCTTTCCAAGTTACGGCTacttatctataaaatgaaaaattgtgCTCATTGTCAGACGTAGTTAGAAAATAGATAACTGATGGCAATAAATAACCACTAAAAAGAGCCCAAAGTTATTTACCTTCGAGGTTAGTTCATCCAAAGCAGGATAAGCAGAAGTCTCTAGTTCTGTTGTCCTTGCAGCTAGTAAGCTGCAAATAGCTTCCAAAACCACCTCTAGCGCCCGAAATTCAAACGGTGATTCTAAAAAGTAATAACAATCATACATTTAGTTCCACATGTGACAAAGAGTGAGTGGTTCTTATGTAGGCTCTAGGcatcaaaaaagaaaatcaagacTACCATCTTCTTCACCCGCTTCAGCATCTCCTTGAACCACAGGCAAGCGTCTCTGAAACTCCTCCAAGACAGGAATAAGATTTTCATCTGACGAATCACGAATCAGAACCTGTgtcattaattttaattaataaccAAACCAGTCCCATCATTACATAAAAGGAGAGAAACTGTTACAACTATCACTTAAGGATCCCCATAAGGATACGTATGTTTTAGAAGATCACCCAAACACTAAAGTAActagtttgtttaaaaagttcACTGCTGGTGTTTGCGTCAAATTTAGACACAAGGCAGTAAAAAAGAAGTGAAAAGTAAACTGAGAGTCACTGACCTCTTGAGCAGTGATAATGGCCTTGATATGCTGCACCGGACGGTCCGGacccaaaaacaaaacatatgaaACAATGAAACATAacataaactttaaaaaatttaagagaAAACAAGAAGTTGCCAAGACCAACCTCTAAGTTGAGAACAATGGCTCTCTCTCGACCAAGAATAGCAGACGGGTAAGAAAGGTTCGGGTCTAGGATCCGGAGATCGCGAGCATGGATCTGAACACGGTGCATGATCGCGTATTTGTCTTCGTCAAGCACCGTTCTTTGCCCCGTGGTGTCTATGGATATCCAACTGCGAGATGACTTAGTTGTCTTCCTCTTCACCGTGACAACTGTCGACGGATCCACCGTAACCGGTTCTCCGTCAGGCGACATCTCTGATTCAACTCCTCAACTACTAAAAAGTCAACGCTACAACAAATGATAACCAATAGCAAAAAGTAATAATAGTAGTTTCCTCGAAAGTCGTGACCGTTAGTGTTATGTTATTCCGAACGTTACTAAATCGACGGCGGCGCGTGAGTGAGAACATGAACATGAATAGACAAGACAACCCAATGTTACTTCTTTTTAAGTGCTCATATATATTAACTGCTCATTCACAGAAGATGTTTGAGAAAAATTGTTATATTGTGATTGGttcataatttaattttttttatttaaaaacaataatatcaaaactaaacaaaattCATTGCCAAACAACTTAGACTTGTAAAAAGTAACAATTCCATATTGTATTCTTTATTTTTCGAATTTAAGACTGCAGCTAATCTCAGCGAGAGTTGCTCAAATAAAATCAGATCACGAAGAGAAAATCTTTTTCTTTACTACCATTAACGATGTTCGGGCTCAATAACGCCAAGTCAACTGTCACAGCGTATATGAAACTTTTCTAAGAAGAATCCTTAGTTCGTTGAGAAGCGTAACAAGAAACAAAGCCCTTTCTCAAACGCAAATTCGTAAGTAAGCTTCTTTTTATCCTCAAATAAAATCAGATCACGAAGAGAAAATCTTTTTCTTTACTACCATTAACGATGTTCGGGCTCAATAACGCCAAGTCAACTGTCACAGCGTATATGAAACTTTTCTAAGAAGAATCCTTAGTTCGTTGAGAAGCGTAACAAGAAACAAAGCCCTTTCTCAAACGCAAATTCGTAAGTAAGCTTCTTTTTATCCTCTATGTATTTCTTTTGTAGTTTGTAGCTTCTTTTTATGACAAAGAAAGTGGTTAATTGATTATGGTAGTGGAGAGTAAATGGTATTTGCAACAGTTGAGAATTTTCGCTTTAGGATCTTGATTACACCTTGTATCTGATGGTAACTGATTGTTTAGAGTTAATGTTTTTAACATTCCTGGTTTAGTAAATGGTCGTCGGAATGTAGAAGacaaagaggagaagaagatagAACAGCCACATAAGAAGAGGAAAAAGTATAATCATTTCATTCAAATAGTTCCCCAAATCTGTTTTGAGTTTGTAAGTGAGTTCTGCTCCAATTCCCTTTATATTTCACTGAAATCATATCtttgatttacattttttttcgcATGTTTTCAGATGTCTAGAAGGTGATGATTCAGATAGTGATGGATATTTGGTTGAGGTATTATTCAGACACAATGCAACGTAAAGTACTCTCAGAATCTGTTTTAAGCTCTTGCTCTGACCTAGCcactagaagaaaaaaaatttaagattgtTACATGATTGTGTACGAGCAGGAGATGGAGATGAAGAAGCTAGAAGAAGAAAAGGACGATGCATTAGCTGCATACGATGTCCCAGAGTTAGCACACGATGTCCCATTAGCTTTGAACTATTTTAGATGTTGGGAATGGATATTTGAGATTCAGATAAAATCTCAACTGTCTAGTAGAACACTGGTCCAGTAACGTCTTTAGCTTAGTAGGCTTGTGGTTCCACGGTTACGAGGCGGTGTCGTTGGTTTCAGTATTCGCAGACGATCCCATTTTTGGTCGGGTCAAGAGATTTTAGGGTGGGTAAGGGAGAATCTAGATTAAGAAAAACGCAGTAAGGTAAGCCCATTCGTTACTTTCACGCCATTGGGCTTTCGTTCTCCCTTCCATGGGCTGGAATAATAAACTACTGATGCTTTAAATGTTGTGGATATCTTTTTAGCCTTTCTAGTGCATATAGTTTTTTCACAGAACTACAATTAGTCAATAGAAAATTGGTTGATGATGTAAGTTATTTTCATATCTTAATTGAAACCTTTCTGTATATAATCGAACTCATTGAGAAAAATAGGAATATATCGATGGTTATTTAGTGAGTATTGATGCATAGCTCGAGCTCATTCGATCGTTGATAATTAAGCTCGATagttttaaacaatatatatatatatatacgtgctCAAAACACTTTTTCTGACCAATCTtcaatctcttttttttatctctAGGTTATGAATCTGTAAGTATCATGTATaaggccaaaaaaaaaattaatgagttCGTAGCAAGAAGGATAGGTTTCCATGAATCTCACTGACACTTCGTTGtgtctttaatgaaacctatgaATGTGAGGAGACACAAAAGTCAGCGGAAATATCGAAGTGAAGTAAACAAAGAGCATATGTttgctctctctctttctcttgaGTTTTGTTTTCTGACCAACAAGTATGGAGCAATGCTCTagtttttaatgtttgtttgtTGTCAAAGGTTTTCTTTTTTACTCTTGGGAAGGTAAATGAGGTTGCAACTGTTTTAATTGGACTTCGATTCATAAATTCGAAAGACAAACGAGCAAGTACATTTTCTCTGCGCCATCCTCTATATAAATGTGCCAATATGCTCCTTTTATATGTGGTGTATCTAGTTATGTGTACGTATATCGACACCCATAACCGTTTACATGAgattatatatactatataacaaGCTTTCATTTCAAGGGATGAATATGATAATAGTAAACTCGTACAAGGTTAAATACATTCTCATTATGAAGGATCATTTGAGCCTATGTAAATAGATACTATGTTTACTTAAAGAgattttaaaaaccaaaaacgaaAGTATAATTGAATAGGTTTTGTCTATTAGATTATTAGTTTTGTCTATTAACTTAACTAGAATAACTTTGTCATAAAATTAAGGTTGTTGTACTGAATAATTGTTAAAATTGGTCCATATTATATACGCAATACAAGCATACATATATAAACTGAATATATGCAGGTAATTTCTCAACGGCTAAACGCAACAAATGACAGTAACGTGATCAGTTTGAGGTGTATATGCATGTAAAGATGGATATGTGCCCCTTGTATAAAAAGAGATGAATATGTGTGAGCGATGCAACAATGAAGTACACTCATTATTCATATTTGATCTATAATATATAATGCAAATATATACATTGTGTGTATACAAAGACAAAATCCACAGTAATGATAACACTATTTAAATAGAGTTTTCATGGCGTCATGGTTTTTATTCCCGAAAAATGCCCGGCCAGAACTTGCATACAACCAAACTACAAATCAAGaccttattattatatatacgaaatgataacataaatatataaatatatggtgGTACACAACACAATTCAACCTAACCGTTATGATTATTCCACAACCTTTTCTCGGTCAACAACAATATATAAAACATCCTAACAAACTCTTACTTCGtatccatttttatatataaacacttTCCATAATTGCACCATTACTCACACTTTATAACATAATTTAGCTACTATTAATGGAAATGTAACCTGATTTAAATCAGttcacctcctcctccttcacTGCCGAAATCTGACGGTGGTGGCGGCGAAATCCATGACGTCTTCATCGCCTGAGAAGCTTGATCTTGCGGCGGAGGAGGATTATTGAGAAGCCGGATCTGCCGTTTCAAGAACTTGACGTAGCGTATTGCTTCGTCGAGCATTGAAGCTGTATCCATCTTGGTGCCACCCGGCACGAGTCTCTGGAGGATTCTGATCCTCTCGCTGATTCTCTCACGACGGTGTCTCGCTGCCACGCTCTGAGGGTCGTCGGAGATTCTAACGTTACGGCGTTTGGGTTTCTTGACGGTTGCTGGATCGATGTCGACGGGCTGCATGGCTGCGATTTTGTACATCATTTCTTTCATAGCACTTAGTTCCTCTACAGGctcttcttcgtcttcatcctcttcttgatctccggAGAAAAGAGTAGTGGTGGTTGCGAGGGAAGAAGAGAGAGGAGGGAAATGAGaatgagaagaagatgaagtgaAAGGATTGAAGATGTGGAGGTGGGTGTGTTGGTCCATGGCCATACCGATTGGATCgttatgatgatgatcatcacTCTTGTTGTTGATGATGTTGTTCCAAGTGTAATTTTGGAAGAGAGATGGGTTCATATTATTATTCATACTTTTGTGTCTGTTTGATTTGTGAAAATGTTAATGCCTTTGAGgcagatataatatatatttatacatgtaTGTCTGTGAATGTGCATATAGttttaaagga comes from Brassica rapa cultivar Chiifu-401-42 chromosome A02, CAAS_Brap_v3.01, whole genome shotgun sequence and encodes:
- the LOC103850362 gene encoding cytochrome b5 domain-containing protein RLF — its product is MDSSKDDDFTFSSVVPSDSEVSLEAKDLASRVDSITLKDSLHPQRNNPLSKAPPKEKTVGSLSFTVTDSSSSSKPSNESSSEIIKARKPITRTKVPFEKGYSQMDWLKLTRTHPDLAGLKGESNRRLISMDEVKKHNKTGDSMWTVLKGRVYNITPYMNFHPGGVDMLMKAVGRDGTLLFNKYHAWVSYDILLEKCLVGVLDDTKVKK
- the LOC103850361 gene encoding magnesium transporter MRS2-7, which gives rise to MSPDGEPVTVDPSTVVTVKRKTTKSSRSWISIDTTGQRTVLDEDKYAIMHRVQIHARDLRILDPNLSYPSAILGRERAIVLNLEHIKAIITAQEVLIRDSSDENLIPVLEEFQRRLPVVQGDAEAGEEDESPFEFRALEVVLEAICSLLAARTTELETSAYPALDELTSKISSRNLERVRKLKSAMTRLTARVQKVRDELEQLLDDDDDMADIYLSRKLAGVSSSVSVSDEPLWYPTSPTIGSKISRASRMSLVSVRGDDENDVEELEMLLEAYFMQIDSTLNKLTALREYIDDTEDYINIQLDNHRNQLIQLELMLSSGTVCISMYSMIAGIFGMNIPYTWNDEHGYVFKWVVSLTGTFCAALFVIVLSYARYKGLVGSWWSKENKQD
- the LOC103850360 gene encoding transcription factor HEC3, whose product is MNNNMNPSLFQNYTWNNIINNKSDDHHHNDPIGMAMDQHTHLHIFNPFTSSSSHSHFPPLSSSLATTTTLFSGDQEEDEDEEEPVEELSAMKEMMYKIAAMQPVDIDPATVKKPKRRNVRISDDPQSVAARHRRERISERIRILQRLVPGGTKMDTASMLDEAIRYVKFLKRQIRLLNNPPPPQDQASQAMKTSWISPPPPSDFGSEGGGGELI